Genomic window (Paenibacillus sp. PK3_47):
CCCTTATCCTCTTTCTGCTTATGTATCTCGTGTTCTTTTGGCTCCCGCAGCGCAGCAGCCGTATTCCCGTGCAAACCCGCAGCAGCGGGGATATATAATTGCCATAACACGCAAAAAACAGCACCCGGCAATATAACCATCAGGGCTGTCCTCATAGACTGCGTTTTGTTGTAACGAGCCCTCCTGTACTTTAACTGTATTTTATACAGCTGGACCGGGCTCTTTTTGCTCCAGGAAGGTTTTACTTGCATTCTGTGCAGCTAAAAACCCCCATTTTCTCTAATCGAAGACTCTAAGCCATTTTTAATTGTACAAAATACATCTAAAGTGCCTAATCGGGGGTTTGAGCAGTCTTTTAAATGCAGAAATTACACTTATCTGCCTTGGCCCTTGTAACAACAAAACCCCCGATGGAAATAATCCATCCGGGGGCTTTGTTTTATATGGCAGCTTATTAAGCTTCAAATACCTTAACTTCTTTCATTTTGTCTCTGCCTTTGAATTCATCAACCAGGTCCATGCCCTTGGTGATTTTACCAAATACAGTGTGAACACCATCCAAATGTGGTTGTGGAGCATAAGTAATATAGAATTGGCTGCCGCCTGTATTCTTACCTGCGTGTGCCATAGCGAGCACTCCGCGCTCATGCTTGTTCGGATTGATTTCGCAGTTGATAGTGTATCCAGGACCGCCAGTGCCGGTGCCGTTCGGGCATCCGCCTTGAGCAACGAAACCAGGAATTACACGGTGGAATACCAGTCCGTTGTAAAATCCTTCATTTGCCAGCTTCTCAAAGTTGGCTACTGTGTTAGGTGCATCCTGATCAAAAAATTCTATTTCAATTACTCCGCCGTTTTCTAATTCAATTGTTCCCTTTTTCATTGTACACTTCCCTTTCCCATATCTGATATTATGTGTATTGCTTTCAGAGGTATAACACTTGTCTTAGTGTACTATGAAATCACGCACAAAGCAAAGCAGGCGGGATCTCTCTCCCGCCTGCTTCCTTCATGCTATTTCCGAGAAGCAGGTTCAGCCTGCAGTGATTACTTCAATGCAGCCTGCTTGGCGATACGCTGCGGCACAATATCGTTGGCGATAATGTCCTGATGGCTCTCGCGGCGCACCACCAAATCGCTCTGGCCGTCCTGAACGAAGACCACCGCCGGGCGGCGGATCCGGTTATAGTTGCTGGCCATGGAATAGTTGTATGCTCCGGTGCAGGCCACAGCGAGCAGATCCCCGCTCTGTACCTTCGGAAGCTCTACATCATAGATCAGCATGTCGCCGCTCTCGCAGCATTTGCCGGCAATGGAGAC
Coding sequences:
- a CDS encoding peptidylprolyl isomerase; this encodes MKKGTIELENGGVIEIEFFDQDAPNTVANFEKLANEGFYNGLVFHRVIPGFVAQGGCPNGTGTGGPGYTINCEINPNKHERGVLAMAHAGKNTGGSQFYITYAPQPHLDGVHTVFGKITKGMDLVDEFKGRDKMKEVKVFEA